In Terriglobus sp. TAA 43, a single window of DNA contains:
- a CDS encoding transporter has translation MSTPATLTPVGYLQFESGGLYARHSSEFSTRFELNEVVKLAVNERLQALLLIEPVVKSTKSSSDSAKPGEVFVGAQGVLMRGAESRPTLSASYIYRTHASPAPELDYGTYRQGFMLLLSGDAKGFHADLNGMLNEQISDETGARRGQFGQSLAVSHPVGRFIVSGELWHFTQPLVKGNAVGNLWSAAYPVRKNLVVDAAYEHGLTSSSTRWQTTLGISYLLPKQLLPWKQHRG, from the coding sequence GTGTCGACACCAGCGACGCTGACGCCGGTGGGCTATCTGCAGTTTGAGAGTGGCGGTTTATATGCTCGCCATTCCAGTGAGTTCTCAACGCGCTTCGAACTGAATGAAGTGGTGAAGTTGGCGGTGAATGAGCGGCTGCAGGCTTTGTTGCTGATTGAGCCGGTGGTGAAGTCGACCAAGTCCTCTTCGGATTCAGCGAAGCCTGGCGAAGTGTTTGTCGGAGCGCAGGGCGTGTTGATGAGAGGCGCAGAAAGCCGTCCGACGCTTTCGGCAAGTTACATCTATCGCACGCATGCGAGTCCTGCGCCGGAGCTGGATTATGGGACGTATCGCCAGGGTTTCATGTTGTTGTTGAGCGGCGATGCGAAGGGATTCCACGCGGATCTGAACGGGATGTTGAACGAGCAGATCAGCGATGAGACAGGTGCGCGTCGTGGTCAGTTTGGGCAGTCTCTTGCCGTGTCGCATCCTGTGGGGCGGTTCATTGTTTCAGGCGAACTATGGCACTTTACGCAGCCGTTGGTAAAAGGAAACGCCGTCGGCAATCTGTGGTCGGCGGCGTATCCCGTTCGTAAGAATCTGGTGGTGGATGCGGCGTATGAGCATGGGCTGACCAGCAGTTCAACGCGCTGGCAGACGACTCTTGGGATTAGCTATCTGCTGCCAAAGCAGTTGCTGCCGTGGAAGCAGCACAGGGGATAG